AAAAAACCTTCCACTGCATATGGAAGGTAGGAATCTTCGGTATAACTGCCGTAGACTCTCATGAACTGGGTCCAGCTTGTGACCAGTTTAGGCGGGATTGTGGGGCCGCGCTCGGTAAGACCGAGGAAACCCACTGTACTTGTACTCACTCCTTCGATCGGCCTGGCACCGATCTCAAACTCTTCTATATAGACTCCTGGTGTTAAATACTCTGGAATGATGTTCTCCTCCTTATATATTTATAGTGTTATTGAAATATATTTTACTGATCTACAACTAATCTAAATGTTATCATGAAAACAAAAACAATTATGAATTATAATTTGAAATTCCTACTCCAGAATATCTGGATCAGGCACTTCATCAGGGAAGAGAAATAAAACCCGATGAAACTGTTTGGAACTCTTTTGCAGTAACATTAATTGTTCTGGTAATACCATTTTTTTTGCTCTCAATGCTTACCTCCTCTTCATTCTCAATGCCACTCAAATAAACAACAAAACTTCCCTTCCCATCACTTATGGTTTCCATATTTCTGCCTATCACCCTCAACTGAGCACCTTTTACGGGTTCATTTGCTCCATCCCTGACAACACCCCTTACAAGTGTTGCATTTGAGGAAAATGGGTACTCAGGTCTGGGCTTAAGGACTATTTCAGTTATCAAAGGATTTTTTGGATCGAGAATAGGTGGAAGATCAACAGTTGTTTCCTTTGGGAAATACATATCGGAGTCAACTCTCACAGTGTAAGTTCCAGCTTTGAGGTCCGTAAAGAGATAATAGCCGCTTGTGTTTTTCATGGCTTTTTTGTCTGTTTCCTTTACCTTCACCTTAATGTTGCCAATGGTTTCGTTTTTTGTTAGATCATCGATTAGCTGAACTGCAAAAGAAAGTGTGGTTGTCACCACATGATCCAGATATGCAACATACTGACCGGTCTCATAAGGTGTGGAAAAAGCCATTGTGTCATCCTTCTTGCTGACTTTCTTTCTTCGTCATCATTTGCATATAATCCATCTCTTTGGATATCACTCTCTGAACACTCATCTTCCGAGTTGAATCGATCCTCACCGGAGTTACCACGTAGCAAACTGAAGATTTGAAGGGTCTGCCCGCAAAGGTGGTCCATATCTTAGTAAGGTCGTCCAGACTGAGGGAAGTTAGCGTTATATGCAATTCATCGCTTCTGTCAAGGTTTCCCTTCAAAAGTGATCCGCCCAGGATAGAATTATCATGGAGGACCTGCAGAGCTCTTCCCAAAACCCTGTGCTCTTCCAGCGCCTTTTCGGTTTTATCTTGTTCCCCGGAAGATACATGAGATGTCAGCATGTAATATAATTCAAGGATTTGGGGCGGAAACGTAACCTTTGTGGGATCACTCAACTGCATCTCCTGGTTCTTTAAATGGGCATTTTCAAGTATCTGGTATAAGAAGAGAGATAGTCGAACATTATCTTTGGCATCGATCTCTCCCGGAGAAGCCAATATTATAGAATCCGCCGGTATCAGATCTTTCATATTATCCTTTAATAATTCTATCAACGTTTCTCCGACATCTGCTATCGCTCTGTAATCAGACATTGTCCTTTTCTCCGGATTGCTTGATCCAACGGGAATACTCTCCAAAATCAGCTTCAGTAAAAAGCTTCCCAATCTTTTGTAATTCCCTTTTTGTAGCTTTTATCAGGTGTTCCATTCCCACAATACCTGAACTCCCTGCAGCCAGAAAGGCTGCTGCAAGTGCTATATTTTTAATGTTTCCTCCAGTGAACCTGAACTTTGATAGGAAAGAGAAGTCCACATCATCTCCAAGGGGAGTTTCAGCCGGAAACATGCCCTTCCAGATCATTTCCCTGGACATGTCATCGGGGAGTGGGAATTCGATAGTGAAATGCAGCCTGCGCAGGAATGCATCGTCTATATTTTTTCGGAAATTACTTGCAAGGATCACCGTTCCTACATGTTCCTCCATTTTCTGGAGCAGATAGGCAATTTCAATGTTTGCATACCGATCATGAGCATCCTTAACTTCCGATCTCTTTCCAAAAAGTGAATCCGCTTCATCAAAAAAGAGGATCGCATTGCTTGATTGAGCTTCATTGAAGATCTTTTCCAGGTTTTTTTCAGTCTCCCCAATATATTTACTAACCACATTTGATAGATCGATTTTATAGATGTCCAGATCCACCACATTTGCAACGATCTCCGCAGCCATGGTCTTTCCGGTTCCGGATGGCCCGGAGAAAAGAACATTCAATCCCTTTCCCAGGGATAGTTTCTTTTCGAAGCCCCAGTCAGAGTATACTTTTCCTCTGTACCTGATAAAACCACAGACTTCTTTTAACTGCGATTTTGTATCCTTGGGGAGAACTATATCTTTCCAGGTATAATGTGGATCGATCTTTATGGCAAGAGAACTTATTTTTTGATTGGACTGGAGCCTACAGCCCTCGTAAAGGTCTTCCATCGATAAGACAGGATTGGAAGGGTCCTTCAACTTTGCGAAAGTATGTGCTGTGAGGACCGCATCCTTTATTCGACCACCCGTTAGCTGGAACTTGCTTGCAAGAATGTTCGTATCCACATTGAAGGCTACGTTGTAACCTTCCAAAGCATTCTCCCATAATTGTTTACGCAGCGGATATGAAGGCAAAGGAAAGGAAAAATGTATAAACCCATTGTTCATGAGCTCTTCTTTCAATCCCTCACTGCGCTCCAAAGGTTTCGTTCCGGCTATGAATAACCAATTAGGGAAAGCCATTAAGACCTGGATCAGAGATCTTATCTGAGTTTCCGATTCCCTGAAAGTCAAAGCCCCCTGATCTTCTAACAACGCAT
This DNA window, taken from Methanomethylovorans hollandica DSM 15978, encodes the following:
- a CDS encoding AAA family ATPase — protein: MIPYTDNLEHLLDELSRIDQVIMTYLETVRADNSEPIEFMGLYISEGEIQNLQKLPVFQGSFKALPDEKRKELEAIRKNINSKMAASLKQGTQLRFHTLVEMFGLDTFETDVLLIGLAPELDLKYEKIYSYLQNDVTRKRPGIDLVMNLLCPTMEAKLRSRTYFSLSSSLLKNKLIHLTGDGQNGQLPLISSFIKVDERIIGFLLGSDQPDRKVRELSHLVNPESSFDDLILPADLKGRLKDMIIWHIQNSSPLKFLFSGVNGSGKTSAAKAACRIAGMDMLVVDTKSLFKDTSSQASETAALILREALLQNSALYLENFDALLEDQGALTFRESETQIRSLIQVLMAFPNWLFIAGTKPLERSEGLKEELMNNGFIHFSFPLPSYPLRKQLWENALEGYNVAFNVDTNILASKFQLTGGRIKDAVLTAHTFAKLKDPSNPVLSMEDLYEGCRLQSNQKISSLAIKIDPHYTWKDIVLPKDTKSQLKEVCGFIRYRGKVYSDWGFEKKLSLGKGLNVLFSGPSGTGKTMAAEIVANVVDLDIYKIDLSNVVSKYIGETEKNLEKIFNEAQSSNAILFFDEADSLFGKRSEVKDAHDRYANIEIAYLLQKMEEHVGTVILASNFRKNIDDAFLRRLHFTIEFPLPDDMSREMIWKGMFPAETPLGDDVDFSFLSKFRFTGGNIKNIALAAAFLAAGSSGIVGMEHLIKATKRELQKIGKLFTEADFGEYSRWIKQSGEKDNV
- a CDS encoding DUF4255 domain-containing protein translates to MSDYRAIADVGETLIELLKDNMKDLIPADSIILASPGEIDAKDNVRLSLFLYQILENAHLKNQEMQLSDPTKVTFPPQILELYYMLTSHVSSGEQDKTEKALEEHRVLGRALQVLHDNSILGGSLLKGNLDRSDELHITLTSLSLDDLTKIWTTFAGRPFKSSVCYVVTPVRIDSTRKMSVQRVISKEMDYMQMMTKKESQQEG